A single Elaeis guineensis isolate ETL-2024a chromosome 15, EG11, whole genome shotgun sequence DNA region contains:
- the LOC105036669 gene encoding uncharacterized protein: MASLEARVSGGGSVGVGVGRGEEVAAQGIMERIRSEDMECRIQAAREIRRLTKTSSKHRRQLSGAIEPLVSMLLSGDTESGEAAILALLNLAVKDERNKIKIVDAGALEPLIGFLQSTNLSLQEYATAAVLTLSASSINKPTISAAGAIPLLVEILRDGNPQAKTDAVTALYNLSTIPVNLGTLLSVRPIASLVNLLKSCKKSSKTAEKCSALLESLVAFDEGRTALTAEEGGVLTLVEVLEEGSPQSREYAVGALLKMCESDRCRYREVILGVGVIPGLLELTVQGTPKSQSKARVLLQLLRNSPYSRSELQGDNLENIVSNIASQMDGEDCAGKAKKMLAEMVQVSREQSWKHLQQRAFVRTPTELSLGNCPSEVSSK, from the exons ATGGCGTCGTTGGAGGCCCGGGTTTCCGGTGGAGGCTCCGTCGGGGTCGGCGTCGGGCGGGGCGAGGAGGTTGCGGCGCAGGGGATCATGGAGCGGATCCGATCAGAGGATATGGAGTGCCGGATCCAGGCGGCGAGGGAGATCCGGCGGCTGACGAAGACATCGTCGAAGCACCGCCGGCAGCTCTCTGGCGCCATCGAGCCCCTCGTATCGATGCTTCTGTCTGGGGACACGGAGTCCGGCGAGGCCGCCATACTTGCCCTTCTGAATCTCGCCGTCAAGGACGAAAG GAACAAGATAAAGATAGTGGATGCTGGTGCACTTGAGCCACTCATTGGATTCCTGCAGTCAACAAATCTAAGCTTACAGGAGTATGCCACTGCTGCTGTCCTTACCCTCTCTGCCTCTTCCATCAACAAACCCACCATCAGTGCAGCTGGTGCCATTCCCCTCCTTGTAGAAATCCTTAGAGATGGAAACCCACAAGCAAAGACTGATGCTGTTACGGCTCTCTACAATCTCTCCACAATTCCAGTTAATCTTGGGACCCTCCTCTCAGTCCGACCTATTGCCTCTCTGGTCAACTTGTTGAAGAGCTGCAAGAAATCCTCTAAAACAGCTGAAAAATGCAGTGCCCTTTTGGAATCATTGGTGGCCTTTGATGAGGGGAGGACTGCTTTGACAGCTGAGGAAGGTGGAGTTCTCACATTAGTTGAGGTTCTCGAGGAAGGCTCTCCCCAGAGTAGGGAGTATGCGGTTGGAGCCCTCCTGAAAATGTGTGAAAGTGATCGCTGTAGATATAGGGAAGTAATTCTTGGAGTAGGTGTGATTCCTGGTCTTCTTGAGCTCACTGTTCAAGGGACACCCAAGTCTCAATCAAAAGCTCGTGTACTCCTACAGTTATTGAGGAACTCTCCATATTCGAGGTCAGAATTGCAGGGAGACAATCTTGAGAACATAGTGAGTAATATTGCATCTCAGATGGATGGTGAGGATTGTGCTGGTAAGGCAAAGAAGATGCTGGCTGAGATGGTGCAGGTCAGTAGGGAGCAGAGCTGGAAGCATTTGCAGCAAAGGGCCTTTGTGCGCACTCCAACCGAGCTGTCTCTTGGCAACTGTCCTTCTgaagtctcatcaaaatga